From a single Candidatus Aenigmatarchaeota archaeon genomic region:
- a CDS encoding vWA domain-containing protein — MKKGFVFTMDILLGIIISISILLTFNFIIDDFELGYQEYQNLAYRSQDIINLLSTLKLNEIEENPKINKLFSEGILKEEDMEKNILDISTSLFYSGNKTLASEVIGTVIENVSKDVCVQVLVFSESIYSSCNTTGEDYFVSTKIETGYEIGKPVEGFIARASISSISGKYTNSYVYFGGYEGEGNITKIIDLPPFVEISEVYMEVDSGNNFTLYINGNFSGIYNKTNNFEMLADKWIVDPIYYTNFIKGENLIRLNFTGLGYIGGGFIRVTYQTKELSQEEFENKYFFPGIEGFINVYSSFFVPGNLNGLSVHLHYKSNYTTFLNIAGFTVYRNNTTEENRIDIGNSTISTLLDFRNLSGKTIPVRLGTEGFTTFSSGNADVILITDLSGTMDWRLDSGETGVSRSCTDPNLYNPSTKRISLAKCLAIDFVQQILNTTGNRIGLVGYSGVPNYLCSDPSNPIRSYHNLTNNSTSLISQINTYTPSGATGICGAIRKARTILHDQSNSSRQKFIIVMTDGLANVQCDP, encoded by the coding sequence ATGAAAAAGGGTTTTGTTTTTACCATGGATATACTCCTGGGTATTATTATAAGCATCTCAATACTTTTGACATTTAATTTTATAATAGATGATTTTGAATTAGGTTACCAAGAATATCAAAATCTTGCCTATAGATCACAAGATATAATAAACCTCCTCTCTACCCTTAAATTAAACGAGATTGAAGAAAACCCAAAAATAAACAAACTTTTTTCAGAGGGTATACTAAAAGAGGAAGATATGGAAAAAAACATCCTTGATATTTCCACCAGTCTTTTTTATTCTGGAAATAAAACACTGGCTTCTGAGGTGATTGGTACCGTGATCGAAAATGTATCTAAGGATGTTTGTGTCCAAGTCTTAGTTTTTTCTGAATCTATTTATTCTTCATGCAATACTACTGGTGAAGACTATTTTGTTTCAACAAAAATAGAAACAGGATATGAGATTGGTAAACCAGTTGAAGGATTTATAGCAAGGGCTTCCATTTCCAGCATATCTGGCAAATATACAAATTCTTATGTTTATTTTGGTGGTTATGAAGGTGAAGGTAATATAACAAAAATAATTGATCTCCCACCTTTTGTTGAAATATCTGAAGTATACATGGAAGTTGATTCAGGAAATAATTTCACGCTTTACATAAATGGAAATTTTTCAGGAATTTATAACAAAACTAATAATTTCGAGATGCTTGCTGACAAGTGGATAGTGGACCCAATTTACTATACAAATTTTATTAAAGGAGAAAATTTGATAAGGTTGAATTTTACAGGGTTGGGTTATATTGGAGGTGGTTTTATAAGGGTCACTTATCAAACAAAAGAATTATCTCAGGAAGAGTTTGAAAATAAATACTTTTTCCCAGGAATTGAGGGGTTTATAAATGTTTATTCATCATTTTTTGTTCCAGGAAATTTGAATGGTCTCTCAGTTCACCTACACTACAAAAGCAATTACACAACTTTCCTGAATATAGCTGGTTTCACAGTCTATAGAAATAATACCACAGAAGAGAATAGAATTGATATAGGAAATTCGACAATCTCAACTCTTCTTGATTTTAGAAATCTAAGTGGAAAAACAATACCTGTGAGATTAGGGACAGAAGGTTTCACAACCTTTTCCTCAGGAAATGCCGATGTTATCCTGATAACAGATTTATCAGGCACGATGGATTGGAGATTGGATAGTGGAGAAACAGGTGTAAGTAGAAGTTGCACCGATCCTAATTTGTATAATCCAAGCACAAAAAGGATAAGCCTGGCTAAGTGTTTGGCTATTGATTTTGTTCAACAAATACTTAATACAACCGGGAATAGGATTGGATTGGTGGGCTACAGTGGAGTGCCAAACTATTTGTGTTCAGATCCGAGCAACCCAATAAGATCGTATCACAACCTCACAAATAATTCCACTTCATTGATATCACAAATAAACACTTACACACCTAGCGGGGCAACAGGTATTTGTGGAGCGATTAGAAAGGCAAGAACAATTCTACATGACCAGAGCAACTCATCAAGGCAAAAATTTATAATAGTCATGACTGATGGTTTGGCTAATGTTCAATGCGATCC
- a CDS encoding type II secretion system F family protein: protein MRKTPLIPMPPKIMEKISRKFIGIGNFLSKIYPATKMELLMADIDVDDRVYLTLAFISGFFWFLFTFFILVFVSRFRPLPIYFLISIPIVLFFSTFFYIKYYPKLLISRKSREIEKNLLFALRNMEIQVSSGVSLFDSLVSISRGDYGVISEEFKEVIKKISTGKPEIEALEELAIKNPSNYFRRVIWQITNSMRSGADLSSTLRVIVDDLSYERMVSIRRYGSQLNPMAMMYMMMSVIFPTLGVSFLMIISSFTSFSLSGSIFWFILIFTAFFQFMFIGLIKNRRPQTE from the coding sequence ATGAGAAAGACACCTTTAATACCCATGCCTCCAAAGATAATGGAAAAGATTTCAAGAAAGTTTATAGGTATAGGCAATTTCTTATCAAAAATCTATCCGGCAACAAAGATGGAACTTTTGATGGCGGATATCGACGTAGATGATAGGGTATATCTCACTCTCGCTTTCATTTCTGGTTTTTTCTGGTTTTTATTTACATTTTTTATTTTGGTTTTTGTTTCAAGATTCAGGCCTCTTCCAATATATTTTTTGATATCAATACCAATTGTTTTATTTTTCTCAACTTTTTTTTATATAAAATATTACCCAAAATTGTTAATTTCAAGAAAATCAAGGGAAATTGAAAAAAATCTTTTATTTGCTTTGAGAAATATGGAAATACAAGTGAGTTCTGGTGTTAGTTTATTTGATAGTTTGGTTTCGATATCCAGGGGAGATTATGGTGTAATATCTGAAGAATTTAAGGAAGTTATTAAAAAAATTTCAACAGGAAAACCGGAAATAGAAGCTTTGGAAGAACTTGCAATAAAAAACCCATCAAATTATTTCAGAAGGGTTATATGGCAAATAACAAATTCAATGAGATCGGGTGCTGATCTTTCCTCAACTTTAAGAGTGATAGTTGATGATTTGTCTTATGAGAGAATGGTTTCAATAAGGAGATATGGTTCCCAATTAAACCCAATGGCTATGATGTACATGATGATGAGTGTTATATTTCCAACTCTAGGAGTAAGTTTCCTGATGATAATTTCTTCATTCACAAGTTTCAGTTTGTCTGGATCAATATTCTGGTTTATTTTAATTTTTACCGCATTTTTCCAGTTTATGTTTATAGGTCTTATAAAAAATAGGAGGCCGCAGACAGAATGA
- a CDS encoding CBS domain-containing protein — MVLKLLKDKFRRNREPLDERMIEGKKILIQKLVDEKSKKVPIVIKTTVKDIMSTDLKTLDPDDNIGYALELFSEYAITGAPVVKNGKVFGILSQTDIIKLMYEKKLFDSKSDEIDINELQKIKVKDFMSKNVYFIDQDEKLTDASKLMAEKKVHRLLVRDGKKNLVGIITMEDVVMGLSAEFFVDSIHRATDKVIQSEIDYLLEIVEKRRQVTVDQIAKEMNLKENHIENLAKILEKKGLIKIEYGMFGSPILKVKE, encoded by the coding sequence ATGGTATTGAAACTCTTGAAAGACAAATTTAGGAGAAATAGGGAGCCTCTTGATGAGAGGATGATAGAAGGGAAGAAGATTCTAATACAAAAGTTGGTTGATGAAAAGAGTAAAAAAGTTCCAATTGTCATAAAAACAACTGTGAAAGATATAATGTCGACTGATTTAAAAACATTGGACCCAGATGATAACATTGGATATGCCTTGGAACTTTTTTCTGAGTATGCAATAACAGGGGCTCCTGTTGTTAAAAATGGAAAAGTTTTCGGGATATTAAGTCAGACAGATATAATAAAACTTATGTATGAGAAAAAACTCTTTGACTCTAAAAGTGATGAGATAGACATAAACGAGTTGCAAAAAATAAAGGTCAAGGATTTTATGTCGAAGAATGTTTATTTTATAGATCAGGATGAAAAGTTGACGGATGCTAGTAAATTGATGGCAGAAAAAAAAGTTCATCGATTATTGGTAAGAGATGGTAAAAAAAATCTAGTTGGAATTATAACTATGGAAGATGTTGTAATGGGTCTAAGTGCCGAATTCTTTGTAGACTCGATACATAGGGCAACAGATAAGGTTATTCAGAGTGAAATAGACTATCTTCTTGAAATAGTAGAGAAAAGGAGACAGGTAACAGTTGATCAAATAGCAAAGGAGATGAACCTTAAAGAGAATCATATAGAAAATTTGGCAAAAATATTGGAGAAGAAGGGTTTGATAAAAATAGAGTATGGAATGTTTGGTTCTCCTATACTCAAGGTGAAGGAATGA
- a CDS encoding type II/IV secretion system ATPase subunit, producing the protein MRNKKKNHLEQAEKILDQYELKVDKVIGEVKIIKKKEEFVPIYYLKLPQIEKGTSILMEQIKENLISEMKLSVSDILDPKKMNEIKKKFYLKSLEMIEKDIPNISVDEKQFLSGLLIQEMLGLGEIEMLIGDGNLEEIVINNSEEPCFVYHRKFGWLKTNIKIETESKIENYSSMIGRRVGKQISILNPLMDAHLISGDRVNATLFPISTKGNTLTIRLFRRSPWTITDLIEYKTIDIENAALIWLGVQYEMNMLISGGTGSGKTSFLNAITPFIPPNQRIISIEDTREIVLPNFLHWVPLTTREPNPEGKGEVNMLNLLVNSLRMRPDRIIVGEIRKQDQAEVLFEAMHTGHSVYATLHADTAEETFRRLINPPINVPETLVKAINLIIVMHRDRRMGIRRVYEIAEFHEKNGKIDVKIISRWDPKKDKIEKSQRGFGFIEKIRMFTGFSLNEIRNDIEEKKKILSWLLKNKINSVNGVGKVIAEYYNDRNRILDLIRKNQKPESIIPQEWLRVF; encoded by the coding sequence ATGAGAAATAAAAAGAAAAATCATCTAGAACAGGCTGAGAAAATTCTAGATCAATATGAACTAAAGGTTGACAAGGTTATAGGGGAAGTAAAAATAATAAAGAAAAAAGAAGAGTTTGTTCCTATCTATTATCTTAAACTTCCTCAGATTGAGAAAGGGACTTCAATACTTATGGAACAGATCAAGGAAAATCTCATCTCGGAGATGAAACTAAGCGTCTCTGACATATTAGATCCAAAGAAGATGAATGAAATAAAGAAAAAATTTTATTTGAAATCATTGGAGATGATCGAAAAGGATATACCCAATATATCAGTTGATGAGAAGCAATTTCTTTCAGGTCTTTTGATACAGGAAATGTTGGGGTTAGGGGAAATAGAGATGTTAATTGGTGATGGAAATCTTGAAGAGATAGTAATAAACAATAGTGAGGAGCCTTGTTTTGTTTATCATAGGAAATTCGGTTGGTTGAAGACCAATATAAAAATAGAGACTGAGTCAAAAATAGAAAATTATTCATCAATGATAGGTAGAAGGGTCGGAAAGCAAATAAGTATATTGAACCCTTTGATGGACGCTCATCTAATTTCAGGTGATAGGGTCAATGCAACCCTTTTTCCAATATCAACAAAAGGCAATACCCTGACAATAAGACTATTTAGGAGAAGCCCATGGACTATAACAGATCTTATAGAATACAAGACCATAGATATAGAGAATGCCGCTCTGATATGGCTGGGAGTTCAGTATGAGATGAATATGCTAATTTCCGGTGGAACTGGAAGTGGAAAGACAAGTTTCCTTAATGCCATTACACCATTTATTCCTCCAAACCAAAGGATAATAAGTATTGAAGACACAAGAGAGATAGTTCTGCCAAACTTTCTCCACTGGGTACCATTAACAACTAGGGAACCTAATCCGGAAGGCAAGGGTGAGGTGAACATGCTTAATCTTCTTGTTAACAGCCTTAGAATGAGGCCAGACAGGATAATAGTTGGAGAAATAAGGAAGCAAGATCAGGCCGAGGTTTTATTTGAAGCTATGCACACGGGGCATAGTGTTTATGCAACACTTCATGCAGATACTGCAGAGGAAACTTTCAGGAGATTGATCAACCCTCCAATAAATGTTCCTGAAACCTTGGTAAAGGCAATAAATTTGATAATTGTGATGCATAGGGATAGAAGGATGGGTATTAGGAGGGTGTATGAGATAGCAGAATTTCATGAGAAAAACGGAAAAATTGATGTTAAAATAATTTCCAGATGGGATCCAAAAAAAGATAAAATAGAGAAATCTCAAAGGGGTTTTGGTTTTATTGAAAAAATAAGGATGTTTACTGGGTTTAGTTTAAATGAAATAAGGAATGATATAGAGGAAAAGAAAAAAATTCTTTCCTGGCTTTTAAAAAACAAGATCAACTCTGTTAATGGTGTGGGTAAGGTTATCGCAGAGTATTATAATGATAGAAATAGGATTTTGGATTTAATTAGAAAGAACCAGAAACCAGAATCTATAATACCTCAGGAATGGTTAAGGGTTTTTTGA